In the genome of Rhizobium etli 8C-3, one region contains:
- a CDS encoding chorismate mutase, which produces MIDPDVKAQLSSYRQSIDNIDAALVHILAERFRCTKEVGVLKAKYKLPPADPAREEYQIARLRQLAEDAHLDPDFAEKFLNFVITEVIRHHEQIAADHAERGAAAK; this is translated from the coding sequence ATGATTGATCCGGACGTCAAAGCCCAGCTTTCGAGCTACCGTCAGTCGATCGACAATATCGACGCGGCGCTCGTCCACATCCTGGCCGAACGCTTCCGCTGCACCAAAGAGGTCGGCGTTTTGAAGGCCAAGTACAAGTTGCCGCCGGCCGATCCGGCGCGCGAGGAATACCAGATCGCCCGTCTTCGGCAGCTTGCCGAAGATGCGCATCTGGATCCGGATTTCGCCGAGAAGTTCTTGAACTTCGTCATCACGGAAGTCATCCGGCATCATGAGCAGATCGCTGCGGATCACGCAGAGCGCGGCGCCGCAGCAAAATGA
- the rpsP gene encoding 30S ribosomal protein S16 gives MALKIRLARGGSKKRPYYHVVVADARSPRDGRFLEKLGSWNPMLAKDDAKRVELNAERVKHWLDNGAQPTDRVLRFLDEAGVAKREAKNNPEKAKPGKKAQERTAEKAQKAADAAEAAASAE, from the coding sequence ATGGCACTGAAAATTCGTCTCGCCCGCGGTGGTTCCAAGAAGCGCCCGTATTATCACGTCGTTGTTGCCGACGCCCGCTCGCCGCGCGATGGCCGCTTCCTCGAAAAGCTCGGCTCCTGGAACCCGATGCTCGCCAAGGACGACGCAAAGCGCGTCGAACTGAACGCCGAGCGCGTCAAGCACTGGCTCGACAACGGCGCGCAGCCGACCGACCGCGTTCTTCGCTTCCTCGACGAGGCCGGCGTTGCAAAGCGCGAGGCCAAGAACAACCCGGAAAAGGCCAAGCCCGGCAAGAAGGCCCAGGAACGCACTGCCGAGAAGGCTCAGAAAGCTGCCGACGCAGCTGAAGCCGCCGCTTCCGCAGAATAA
- the rimM gene encoding ribosome maturation factor RimM (Essential for efficient processing of 16S rRNA): MTKLEKPVLMATIGGAQGIRGEVRAKAYTADPTALGDYGHLHSMDGRSFEILEIREMKNVVVVRFRGINDRNAAEALNGLELYIERDNLPDDELEEDEFFYADLEGLEAVDDKGVSYGTITGVFDFGAGDLLELKGPGKRPVLIPFSEASVLEIDLEDGTILIDPLAAGLVDDPQEISKLASGKPKKKK; the protein is encoded by the coding sequence ATGACAAAGCTTGAAAAACCCGTACTGATGGCAACGATCGGCGGCGCGCAAGGCATCCGTGGCGAAGTGCGCGCCAAGGCTTATACGGCCGATCCGACGGCACTTGGCGACTATGGTCATTTGCACAGCATGGACGGGCGGTCCTTCGAGATCCTCGAAATCCGCGAGATGAAGAATGTCGTCGTCGTTCGCTTCCGTGGCATCAACGACCGCAATGCGGCCGAGGCGCTCAACGGCCTGGAACTCTATATCGAACGCGACAACCTGCCAGACGACGAACTGGAGGAGGACGAATTCTTCTATGCCGATCTCGAAGGGCTGGAGGCCGTGGACGACAAAGGCGTCAGCTACGGCACCATTACCGGCGTCTTCGACTTCGGCGCGGGCGACCTGCTGGAGCTCAAGGGGCCGGGCAAGCGCCCCGTGCTCATCCCCTTCTCCGAAGCATCGGTTCTCGAAATTGATCTCGAGGACGGCACGATCCTGATCGATCCGCTGGCAGCGGGCCTTGTCGATGATCCGCAGGAAATCTCCAAGCTCGCCTCCGGCAAGCCGAAGAAAAAGAAGTGA
- the trmD gene encoding tRNA (guanosine(37)-N1)-methyltransferase TrmD: MGFRATVLTLYPEMFPGHLSYSLAGKALERGQWSLDSVQIRDFATDKHRTVDDTPSGGGAGMVLKPDVLARAIDSTCQDDARPRLLMSPRGKPLTQERVRELAAGQGVIIVCGRFEGVDQRVIDARALEEISIGDYVLSGGEPAALVVLDTIVRILPGVMGNDLSGLHESFEGGLLEHPHYTRPQEWEGREIPAILTSGNHGAIERWRHEQAVALTKERRPDLLKD; encoded by the coding sequence ATGGGTTTCCGGGCGACCGTCCTGACACTCTATCCGGAGATGTTTCCGGGGCATCTGAGCTATTCGCTCGCCGGCAAGGCGTTGGAGCGCGGGCAATGGTCGCTGGATAGCGTGCAGATCCGGGATTTTGCGACCGACAAGCACCGCACCGTCGACGACACGCCGTCAGGCGGTGGCGCCGGCATGGTGCTGAAGCCGGACGTTTTGGCGCGGGCGATCGACAGCACTTGCCAGGACGATGCGCGTCCGCGGCTCTTGATGAGCCCGCGCGGCAAACCGCTGACGCAGGAACGTGTGCGCGAGCTTGCAGCAGGCCAGGGCGTGATCATCGTGTGCGGCCGTTTCGAAGGTGTCGATCAGCGGGTGATCGACGCGCGGGCGCTTGAAGAAATTTCGATCGGCGATTACGTGCTTTCGGGAGGCGAGCCCGCCGCCTTGGTCGTTCTCGACACGATCGTGCGCATCCTGCCGGGTGTCATGGGCAATGATCTTTCGGGTCTGCATGAGAGTTTCGAAGGCGGTTTGCTGGAGCATCCGCACTACACCCGGCCGCAGGAATGGGAAGGCCGCGAAATTCCAGCGATCCTAACCTCCGGCAATCACGGCGCCATCGAGAGGTGGCGACATGAGCAGGCGGTTGCCTTGACAAAGGAAAGGCGGCCGGACCTTCTGAAGGACTGA
- the rplS gene encoding 50S ribosomal protein L19 — protein MNIIQQLEAEQAAKIEAKRTLPEFSPGDTLRVNVKVTEGNRTRVQAYEGVCIARSGGGLQENFTVRKISYGEGVERVFPIYSPMIESVEVVRRGKVRRAKLYYLRDRRGKSARIVENTGTRARKLNDAERAAVAEEKARIEAEKVAAAQALAAEKAAAEAAEAKAAAEAAAAAEATAE, from the coding sequence ATGAACATCATTCAGCAGCTCGAGGCCGAACAGGCCGCCAAGATCGAAGCCAAGCGCACGCTTCCGGAATTCTCTCCTGGCGACACGCTCCGCGTCAACGTCAAGGTTACGGAAGGCAACCGTACCCGCGTCCAGGCCTATGAAGGCGTCTGCATCGCCCGCTCCGGCGGCGGCCTGCAGGAAAACTTCACGGTCCGCAAGATTTCCTACGGCGAAGGCGTCGAGCGTGTATTCCCGATCTATTCTCCGATGATCGAAAGTGTCGAAGTCGTTCGCCGCGGCAAGGTTCGCCGTGCGAAGCTCTACTACCTGCGCGACCGTCGCGGCAAGTCCGCCCGTATCGTTGAGAACACCGGCACCCGCGCCCGCAAGCTCAACGACGCCGAGCGCGCTGCTGTTGCCGAGGAAAAGGCACGTATCGAAGCCGAGAAGGTTGCAGCAGCTCAGGCTCTCGCAGCCGAAAAGGCAGCAGCCGAAGCGGCAGAAGCAAAGGCAGCAGCTGAAGCTGCAGCCGCTGCAGAGGCTACGGCAGAATAA
- a CDS encoding basic amino acid ABC transporter substrate-binding protein: protein MPFCRTILAGLAALVLSPLAALGADLPDLGGKTVVVVTENAYPPLQFVDPKSGKQIGWEYDAMNEIAKRLNFKVEYQNTSWDAMIQAVSDDQYNIGMTGITIKDDRKQKVDFSDPYMRSQQFMLVRADEGRFTDAKSFGEVKDGLVGAQPGTSPFYTAVYEILDGNEQNPRIKLFETFGATVQALKAGDVDVVLSDSVAAKGYVDASNGTLKVIGGPLGTEDFGFIFPKGSDLVAPINAAIAELKADGTLDALNKKWFIDYKMGE from the coding sequence ATGCCGTTTTGCCGCACCATCCTTGCAGGCCTTGCCGCTCTCGTTCTTTCGCCGTTGGCAGCCCTCGGCGCCGATCTGCCGGATCTAGGCGGCAAGACGGTGGTCGTCGTGACCGAGAATGCCTATCCGCCGCTGCAATTCGTCGATCCCAAGTCCGGCAAGCAAATCGGCTGGGAATATGACGCGATGAACGAGATCGCCAAGCGGCTGAACTTCAAGGTCGAATATCAAAACACGAGCTGGGACGCGATGATCCAGGCCGTCTCCGACGATCAGTACAACATCGGCATGACCGGCATCACCATTAAGGACGACCGCAAGCAGAAGGTGGATTTCTCCGACCCTTATATGCGCTCGCAGCAGTTCATGCTGGTCCGGGCAGATGAGGGCCGCTTCACGGACGCCAAGAGCTTCGGTGAAGTCAAGGACGGCCTTGTGGGCGCGCAGCCGGGCACCTCGCCCTTCTACACCGCCGTCTATGAAATCCTTGACGGCAATGAGCAGAATCCGCGTATCAAGCTCTTCGAAACCTTCGGCGCGACGGTCCAGGCGCTCAAGGCCGGAGACGTCGACGTGGTGCTTTCCGACAGCGTTGCCGCGAAGGGGTATGTCGATGCCTCGAACGGCACGCTCAAGGTCATCGGCGGACCGCTCGGCACCGAGGATTTCGGTTTCATCTTCCCGAAGGGCTCCGATCTCGTTGCCCCCATCAACGCCGCGATCGCCGAATTGAAAGCCGACGGCACGCTCGACGCACTGAACAAGAAGTGGTTCATCGACTACAAGATGGGCGAGTGA
- a CDS encoding amino acid ABC transporter permease produces the protein MALQPSPAGNSKGDYPWWLAALAAIGIILAIVIVTNGIYAQVFRTVVNGVWITVVVTLVAFALATLLGLGIALLGLSDSVALRQASRFYIEIIRGIPMLVLLFYVAFVGAPGIVGAYNFLITPFVKAGLAEPVLVRDLSLMWRAIIALMIGYSSFIAEIFRAGIQSVDHGQIEAAKALGLSRYHRFRLVVFPQAIRVIFPPLSNDFVSMVKDSSLVSVLGVSDITQMGKVYASGSFRFFETYSIVTYIYLILTIGLSLALRQIEQRMGRAHSR, from the coding sequence ATGGCCCTGCAGCCTTCTCCTGCGGGAAATTCAAAGGGCGACTATCCGTGGTGGCTGGCTGCCCTTGCTGCGATCGGCATCATCCTTGCCATCGTCATCGTCACCAACGGCATCTATGCACAGGTTTTCCGTACCGTCGTCAACGGCGTATGGATCACTGTCGTCGTGACGTTGGTCGCCTTTGCGCTGGCCACCTTGCTTGGCCTCGGCATCGCTCTTCTCGGGCTATCCGACAGCGTCGCGCTGCGGCAAGCATCCCGCTTCTACATCGAGATCATCCGCGGCATCCCGATGCTCGTGCTGCTCTTTTATGTGGCCTTTGTCGGGGCTCCGGGCATTGTCGGCGCCTATAATTTCCTGATCACGCCATTTGTGAAAGCCGGATTGGCCGAACCGGTCCTCGTGCGTGACCTGTCACTGATGTGGCGTGCGATCATCGCCCTGATGATCGGGTATTCCTCCTTCATTGCCGAGATTTTCCGCGCCGGCATCCAATCGGTCGACCATGGGCAGATCGAAGCGGCAAAGGCGCTGGGCCTGTCGCGCTACCACCGCTTCCGCCTTGTTGTCTTTCCGCAGGCGATCCGCGTCATCTTTCCGCCGCTATCGAACGATTTCGTTTCGATGGTGAAGGACAGCTCCCTCGTTTCCGTGCTCGGCGTTTCCGACATCACGCAGATGGGCAAGGTCTATGCCTCCGGCTCCTTCCGCTTCTTCGAGACCTATTCGATCGTCACCTATATCTATCTGATCCTGACGATTGGCTTGTCGCTCGCACTGCGGCAGATCGAGCAGCGGATGGGCAGAGCTCACAGCCGGTAG
- the leuC gene encoding 3-isopropylmalate dehydratase large subunit: MSAPRTLYDKIWDDHLVDEQADGTCLLYIDRHLVHEVTSPQAFEGLRMTGRKVRAPEKTLAVVDHNVPTSPDRHLGIKNEESRIQVEQLAKNAAEFKVEYYSENDKRQGIVHIIGPEQGFTLPGMTIVCGDSHTSTHGAFGSLAHGIGTSEVEHVLATQTLIQKKAKNMLVQVDGKLPAGVTAKDIVLAIIGEIGTAGGTGYVIEYAGEAIRALSMEGRMTICNMSIEGGARAGLIAPDDTTFEYIKGKPRAPKGEALEQAIAYWKTLKSDEGAHFDRIVKLNAAELPPIVSWGSSPEDVVSVQGVVPNPDEIQDETKRASKWRALDYMGLKPGMPITEINIDRVFIGSCTNGRIEDLRAVAKVVEGKTVASTVNAMIVPGSGLVKEQAETEGLDKIFKAAGFDWREPGCSMCLAMNDDRLKPGERCASTSNRNFEGRQGFKGRTHLVSPAMAAAAAIAGHFVDIREWN; this comes from the coding sequence ATGAGCGCACCGCGTACCCTTTACGACAAGATCTGGGACGACCATCTGGTCGACGAACAGGCAGACGGCACCTGTCTTCTCTACATCGACCGCCATCTGGTCCACGAAGTGACCTCTCCGCAGGCGTTCGAAGGCCTGCGCATGACGGGCCGCAAGGTTCGTGCTCCCGAAAAGACGCTTGCCGTCGTCGATCATAACGTTCCGACCTCGCCTGATCGCCATCTCGGCATCAAGAACGAGGAGAGCCGCATCCAGGTCGAGCAGCTTGCCAAGAACGCGGCCGAGTTCAAAGTCGAATATTACTCCGAGAACGACAAGCGTCAGGGCATCGTGCACATTATCGGGCCGGAACAGGGCTTCACCCTTCCGGGCATGACGATCGTCTGCGGCGACAGCCATACGTCCACGCACGGCGCCTTCGGCTCGCTCGCCCACGGCATCGGCACGTCCGAGGTCGAGCACGTCCTGGCGACGCAGACGTTGATCCAGAAGAAGGCGAAGAACATGCTGGTGCAGGTCGACGGAAAGCTGCCGGCAGGCGTCACCGCCAAGGACATCGTTCTCGCCATCATCGGTGAGATCGGCACGGCTGGCGGCACCGGCTACGTCATCGAATATGCTGGCGAAGCGATCCGTGCGCTGTCGATGGAAGGCCGCATGACGATCTGCAACATGTCGATCGAAGGCGGTGCCCGCGCCGGCCTGATTGCGCCCGACGATACGACCTTCGAATACATCAAGGGCAAGCCGCGTGCGCCGAAGGGCGAGGCTCTGGAACAGGCGATTGCCTACTGGAAGACGCTCAAGTCCGACGAAGGCGCACATTTCGACCGCATCGTGAAGCTCAACGCCGCCGAACTGCCGCCCATCGTCTCCTGGGGCTCTTCGCCGGAAGACGTCGTCTCGGTTCAGGGCGTCGTTCCGAACCCGGACGAGATTCAGGACGAAACCAAGCGAGCCTCAAAGTGGCGCGCGCTTGACTACATGGGCTTGAAGCCAGGCATGCCGATCACCGAGATCAACATCGATCGCGTCTTCATCGGCTCCTGCACCAACGGCCGTATCGAAGACCTTCGAGCAGTTGCCAAGGTCGTCGAAGGCAAGACCGTTGCTTCGACCGTCAACGCCATGATCGTTCCCGGCTCCGGCCTCGTGAAGGAACAGGCCGAAACCGAGGGCCTCGACAAGATCTTCAAGGCAGCCGGTTTCGACTGGCGTGAGCCGGGCTGCTCGATGTGTCTTGCCATGAACGACGACCGCCTCAAGCCGGGCGAGCGCTGCGCATCGACGTCCAACCGCAACTTCGAAGGCCGTCAGGGCTTCAAGGGGCGCACGCATCTCGTTTCGCCGGCCATGGCTGCCGCTGCTGCAATCGCCGGCCATTTCGTCGATATCCGCGAGTGGAACTGA
- a CDS encoding SixA phosphatase family protein — MNASKKPSPKYLRLFLLRHAKSAWPDDVADHDRPLAKRGRKAAPLIGAYMDREGLLPDLALVSTARRAQETWKRVAKKLSASTVERDVPDLYEASATRIVGLLHKIEPSFRTVMLVGHNPGFQDLANNLIGNGDREACARLKEKFATAGMAIIAFEANSWADISPGSGRLERFVTPRELT, encoded by the coding sequence ATGAATGCGTCGAAAAAGCCTTCGCCGAAGTACCTTCGCCTTTTTCTGCTGCGCCACGCAAAATCCGCTTGGCCGGACGATGTCGCAGACCATGACCGCCCGCTTGCCAAGCGCGGGCGAAAGGCCGCGCCGTTGATCGGCGCCTATATGGATCGTGAAGGGCTCTTGCCGGATCTCGCCCTGGTGTCGACGGCGCGGCGCGCGCAGGAAACATGGAAGCGTGTAGCAAAAAAGCTTTCCGCCTCGACTGTGGAACGCGATGTGCCGGATTTATACGAAGCCTCGGCAACGCGCATTGTCGGCCTGCTCCACAAGATTGAGCCGTCGTTTCGAACCGTCATGCTTGTCGGACACAATCCCGGATTTCAGGATCTCGCGAACAATCTCATCGGAAACGGCGATCGGGAGGCCTGCGCACGCTTGAAGGAGAAATTCGCCACTGCCGGCATGGCGATCATCGCCTTTGAGGCGAACAGCTGGGCGGATATATCGCCTGGAAGCGGACGTCTCGAGCGCTTCGTGACACCGCGTGAACTCACCTGA
- a CDS encoding aldo/keto reductase, with the protein MANQPIITFHDGHSIPQVGLGVWQTPQEVAAPTVRKALEVGYRHIDTASGYDNEEGVGEGVRSSGLDRKDVFITTKLRNTDQGYDSTLRAFEGSLKKLGTEYVDLYLIHWPSPHRGLYRQTWKAFVKIKEEGRARSIGVSNFYPDHLDHIIGDTGVVPVINQIELHPDFQQKAAQDAHRKLNIVTESWSPLGQGKFIANPVIGEIARKHSKTPAQVIIRWHIESGLVVIPKSVTPSRIEENFKVFDFKLDGEDMAAIARLDDRNARMGPEPYTATF; encoded by the coding sequence GTGGCCAATCAACCCATCATCACTTTCCATGACGGACATTCCATTCCCCAGGTCGGCCTCGGAGTATGGCAGACGCCACAGGAGGTCGCGGCTCCGACGGTTCGCAAGGCTCTCGAAGTCGGCTACCGCCATATCGACACGGCTTCGGGCTACGACAACGAAGAGGGTGTCGGCGAGGGCGTGCGGTCCTCCGGTCTCGATCGCAAGGATGTTTTCATCACGACAAAGCTTCGCAACACCGACCAGGGCTACGACAGCACTCTGCGTGCCTTCGAGGGCAGCCTGAAGAAGCTTGGCACCGAATATGTCGATCTCTACCTGATTCACTGGCCGTCACCGCATCGCGGACTCTATCGCCAGACCTGGAAGGCCTTCGTCAAGATCAAGGAGGAAGGCCGTGCGCGTTCGATTGGCGTCTCCAACTTCTATCCGGATCATCTGGATCACATTATTGGCGATACCGGGGTGGTCCCGGTCATCAACCAGATCGAACTGCACCCGGATTTTCAGCAGAAGGCGGCGCAGGACGCTCACCGGAAGCTGAATATCGTGACCGAATCCTGGAGTCCGCTCGGTCAAGGGAAGTTCATCGCCAACCCGGTTATCGGGGAAATCGCCAGGAAGCACAGCAAGACACCCGCGCAGGTCATCATTCGCTGGCATATCGAGAGCGGCCTTGTCGTGATCCCCAAGTCGGTGACGCCGTCGCGCATCGAGGAAAACTTCAAGGTGTTCGATTTCAAGCTCGATGGCGAGGACATGGCAGCGATTGCCAGGCTTGACGACAGGAATGCCCGAATGGGACCGGAGCCCTATACGGCAACGTTTTGA
- a CDS encoding L,D-transpeptidase family protein: protein MEKTRRSARTVSSTIIVRPAPGRKSRALIQCGPFVFPAAIGRSGRTILKREGDGATPIASMKLLYGFCRGKHPSRLKTPLPIRRIRDDMLWCDQPGDPNYNRLVRAPFRKSHEEMKRKDGLYDICLVMDWNITSRARNRGSAIFFHLIGPGYQPTAGCLAIHPRDMRRLLPHMRKGTVIRVV from the coding sequence ATGGAGAAAACAAGGCGAAGCGCAAGAACTGTATCATCCACCATTATTGTGCGCCCCGCGCCCGGCAGGAAAAGCCGCGCACTCATTCAATGCGGTCCTTTCGTCTTTCCTGCCGCGATCGGCCGTTCCGGCCGCACCATCTTGAAGCGCGAGGGCGACGGTGCAACGCCGATTGCTTCCATGAAGCTGCTTTACGGGTTTTGCCGCGGCAAACATCCGAGCCGCCTTAAGACACCGCTCCCGATCCGCCGCATCCGTGACGACATGCTCTGGTGCGACCAGCCCGGCGACCCGAACTACAATCGCCTCGTCAGAGCGCCGTTCCGTAAAAGCCACGAAGAGATGAAGCGCAAGGACGGTCTCTACGACATATGTCTCGTCATGGATTGGAATATCACATCCCGCGCCCGCAATCGGGGATCAGCCATCTTCTTCCATCTGATTGGGCCGGGATATCAGCCGACAGCCGGTTGCCTTGCCATCCATCCGCGCGACATGCGCCGCCTTTTGCCGCACATGCGCAAGGGGACAGTCATACGCGTTGTATGA
- a CDS encoding response regulator transcription factor translates to MTARTILLVDDDDDLRETLTEQLALYDEFTVLQEATAGKGIQAARNTPVDLLIMDVGLPDTDGREAVKLLRKGGFKAPIIMLTGHDTDSDTILGLEAGANDYVTKPFRFSVLLARIRVQLRQHEQSEDATFTVGPYLFKPSQKLLTTENGQKIRLTEKEAAIIRYLYRAEQKVVTRDVLLEEVWGYNSGVTTHTLETHVYRLRQKIERDPSNAEILVTENGGYKIVP, encoded by the coding sequence ATGACCGCACGCACCATTCTACTGGTGGATGACGACGACGACCTTCGCGAAACTCTCACGGAGCAGCTTGCGCTCTATGATGAGTTCACGGTCCTGCAGGAGGCGACGGCCGGCAAGGGCATACAAGCTGCTCGCAACACGCCCGTCGATCTGCTGATCATGGATGTCGGACTGCCGGATACGGACGGACGCGAAGCCGTGAAGCTGCTGCGCAAGGGTGGCTTCAAGGCGCCGATCATCATGCTGACCGGGCACGATACGGATTCCGATACGATCCTCGGTTTGGAGGCCGGCGCCAACGACTATGTCACCAAGCCCTTCCGCTTCTCGGTGCTTCTGGCCCGCATCCGCGTCCAGCTCCGGCAGCACGAACAAAGCGAGGACGCGACCTTCACGGTCGGGCCCTATCTCTTCAAGCCGAGCCAGAAGCTGTTGACCACCGAAAACGGCCAGAAGATTCGCCTCACGGAGAAGGAAGCGGCGATCATCCGCTATCTCTATCGCGCCGAACAGAAGGTGGTTACCCGGGACGTCCTTCTTGAAGAAGTGTGGGGCTATAATTCCGGCGTGACGACCCATACGCTTGAAACGCACGTCTACCGCCTTCGCCAGAAGATCGAGCGCGACCCGTCGAACGCCGAGATCCTGGTAACGGAAAACGGCGGCTACAAGATCGTACCTTAG
- a CDS encoding cyclic nucleotide-binding domain-containing protein: MALTDDINMLSQQPLFKGMSADQLRLIAFGADRRSISTGQMLFREGSPAESAYVVASGALELSTTGPDGHPKVAHIAREGTLLSELALVTLVERKFTAVAREDSSVIRITRALFYRLIEEYPDAARIIESRIRDNIAELASRASAQLHRFS; this comes from the coding sequence ATGGCGCTGACAGACGACATTAACATGCTTTCGCAGCAGCCGCTCTTCAAAGGCATGTCGGCCGACCAGTTGCGGCTGATCGCCTTCGGCGCCGACCGCCGTTCGATTTCCACCGGGCAGATGCTTTTCCGCGAAGGATCGCCGGCCGAAAGCGCTTATGTCGTCGCCAGCGGCGCGCTGGAACTCAGCACGACGGGCCCCGACGGTCATCCGAAGGTCGCGCACATCGCACGCGAGGGCACATTGCTGTCCGAGCTCGCTCTCGTAACGCTGGTGGAGCGAAAGTTCACCGCCGTGGCGCGGGAGGATTCCAGTGTGATCCGCATCACGCGGGCACTCTTTTACAGGCTGATCGAGGAATATCCGGATGCGGCCCGCATCATAGAAAGCCGCATTCGCGACAACATCGCGGAATTGGCGTCGCGCGCGAGCGCACAGCTTCACCGCTTTTCGTAG
- a CDS encoding exodeoxyribonuclease III — protein MSFSITTWNINSVRLRMPIVEQFVLKHRPDILCLQETKVPNELFPAAPLRAMGYEHIIVHGQKGYHGVAIASRIPLQEDHRLDYGNVGHARHVSAVFERGGRRVRLHNFYVPAGGDEPDPAINPKFAHKLDFVEEMKLLKANGEANTSAILVGDLNIAPLEHDVWSHKQMLKIVSHTPVETEGLLEAMRRGAWLDLMRQHVPSNEKLYTWWSYRAKDWEAADRGRRLDHIWSSSDLGPLLQRIEILKEARGWDRPSDHVPVTAHFNF, from the coding sequence ATGAGCTTCTCGATTACCACCTGGAACATCAACTCGGTGCGGCTGCGCATGCCGATCGTCGAGCAGTTCGTCCTCAAGCACAGGCCGGACATCCTCTGCCTGCAGGAAACCAAGGTTCCGAACGAACTCTTTCCGGCGGCCCCTCTGCGCGCCATGGGTTACGAGCACATCATCGTCCATGGCCAGAAGGGCTACCACGGCGTCGCAATCGCCTCGCGCATCCCGCTCCAGGAGGATCATCGCCTGGATTACGGAAATGTCGGCCACGCGCGCCATGTCTCGGCGGTCTTCGAGCGTGGAGGGCGCCGCGTGCGGCTGCATAATTTCTATGTACCCGCCGGCGGCGACGAGCCGGACCCGGCCATCAATCCGAAGTTCGCTCATAAGCTGGATTTCGTCGAGGAAATGAAGCTGCTGAAGGCCAACGGCGAAGCGAATACCTCGGCGATACTCGTCGGCGATCTCAACATCGCGCCGCTCGAGCACGACGTTTGGTCGCACAAGCAGATGCTGAAGATCGTCAGCCATACGCCGGTCGAAACCGAGGGCCTGCTGGAGGCGATGAGGCGCGGAGCCTGGCTTGATCTCATGCGCCAGCACGTGCCGTCGAACGAAAAGCTCTATACCTGGTGGAGTTACCGCGCCAAGGACTGGGAGGCTGCCGATCGTGGCCGCCGCCTCGATCACATCTGGTCGTCATCGGACCTCGGCCCGCTGCTCCAGCGCATCGAAATCCTCAAGGAAGCTCGCGGATGGGACCGGCCCTCCGATCACGTGCCCGTGACTGCGCATTTCAATTTCTGA
- a CDS encoding outer membrane lipoprotein carrier protein LolA, whose translation MTNSDFNSSGLLLSRRHLLGAMALAAVSAAAPFGALAQAAAGGSSTAQAIADHFSNVATMQGEFVQFGPRGEQTGGKFYIERPGKLRFNYNDPSPIRVISDGRNVAVGNLKLKTWSLYPLSKTPLSLLLARRINLSDGSVKSVKEESDLTTISLGNKTIFGNSTITMMFDPKTYDLRQWTITDNQGKDTSVMVFNVRTGVQFDQKVFRVPYESIPGTAASRD comes from the coding sequence ATGACCAACTCCGATTTCAATTCCAGTGGCTTGCTGCTCAGCCGCCGTCACCTTCTCGGGGCCATGGCTCTGGCGGCTGTTTCGGCTGCAGCGCCGTTCGGCGCCCTTGCGCAGGCAGCGGCCGGCGGTTCTTCAACGGCACAGGCAATTGCCGACCATTTCTCCAACGTCGCCACCATGCAGGGCGAATTCGTGCAGTTCGGCCCGCGCGGCGAACAGACAGGCGGCAAATTCTACATCGAGCGCCCCGGCAAGCTGCGCTTCAACTACAACGATCCGTCGCCGATCCGGGTGATCTCCGACGGCAGGAATGTCGCGGTCGGGAACCTGAAGCTGAAGACCTGGAGTCTCTATCCGCTGTCCAAGACGCCGCTCAGCCTGCTGCTTGCACGCAGGATCAACTTGTCGGACGGTTCGGTAAAGAGCGTGAAGGAGGAATCGGACCTGACGACGATTTCGCTTGGCAACAAGACGATCTTCGGGAATTCGACGATCACGATGATGTTCGATCCGAAGACCTACGATCTGCGTCAGTGGACGATCACCGATAACCAGGGCAAGGACACGTCCGTGATGGTGTTCAATGTGAGGACCGGCGTTCAGTTTGATCAGAAGGTCTTCAGGGTGCCGTACGAAAGCATTCCAGGGACTGCCGCTTCCCGTGACTGA